From the Budorcas taxicolor isolate Tak-1 chromosome 1, Takin1.1, whole genome shotgun sequence genome, one window contains:
- the LOC128051420 gene encoding C-C chemokine receptor type 1, with amino-acid sequence METSTSAKDHDMTTEYDYGDTTPCQKVQERAFGAQLLPPLYSVVFVIGLVGNILVVLVLMQYKRLRSMTSIYLLNLAISDLIFLFTLPFWIDYKVKDDWVFGDAMCKLLSGFYFMGLYSEIFFIVLLTIDRYLAIVHAVFALRARTVTFGIVTSIVIWVLAILASVPGLYFSKTQWEFTHYTCSLHFPPESFTKWKQFQALKLNILGLILPLLVMIVCYTGIIKILLRRPNEKKAKAVRLIFVIMIIFFLFWTPYNLSVFVSAFQDSLFTYKCEQSRQLDLAIQVTEVIAYTHCCVNPVIYVFVGERFRKYLRQLFHRLVAVHLAKWLPFLSTERLERVSSMSPSTGEHELSAGF; translated from the coding sequence TGCCCCCCTTGTACTCGGTGGTGTTTGTCATCGGCCTGGTCGGCAACATCCTAGTGGTCCTGGTCCTCATGCAATACAAGAGGCTCAGAAGCATGACCAGCATCTACCTCCTCAACCTGGCCATTTCTGACCTTATCTTCCTCTTCACGCTGCCCTTCTGGATCGACTACAAGGTGAAGGACGACTGGGTTTTTGGTGACGCCATGTGTAAGTTGCTCTCTGGGTTCTATTTCATGGGCTTGTACAGCGAGATCTTCTTCATCGTCCTGCTGACCATCGACAGGTACCTGGCCATCGTCCATGCCGTGTTTGCTCTGCGGGCTCGGACTGTCACCTTTGGTATCGTCACCAGCATTGTCATCTGGGTCCTGGCCATCTTGGCTTCTGTCCCCGGCTTGTACTTTTCCAAGACCCAGTGGGAGTTCACCCACTACACCTGCAGTCTTCATTTTCCTCCTGAAAGCTTCACAAAGTGGAAGCAGTTTCAGGCTCTGAAACTGAACATCTTGGGGCTGATATTGCCTCTGTTGGTCATGATTGTCTGCTACACAGGGATTATAAAGATTCTGCTCAGAAGACCAAATGAGAAGAAGGCCAAAGCCGTGCGTCTGATTTTTGTCATCATGatcatcttctttctcttttggacGCCCTACAATCTGAGTGTGTTTGTTTCCGCTTTCCAAGATTCCCTGTTCACCTATAAGTGTGAGCAGAGCAGACAGCTGGACCTGGCCATTCAAGTGACAGAGGTGATCGCCTACACTCACTGCTGTGTCAACCCTGTGATCTACGTCTTTGTCGGTGAGAGGTTCCGCAAATATCTGCGGCAGTTGTTCCACCGGCTGGTGGCTGTGCACCTGGCCAAGTGGCTCCCCTTCCTCTCCACAGAGAGGCTGGAGAGGGTCAGCTCCATGTCCCCCTCCACAGGCGAGCATGAGCTCTCTGCTGGGTTCTGA